From a single Penaeus vannamei isolate JL-2024 chromosome 25, ASM4276789v1, whole genome shotgun sequence genomic region:
- the LOC138866341 gene encoding uncharacterized protein — MALKVFFVAAAVLCLAQAAPQRYDTLGVLQPETPRDLGAYENIVGATIDVLPEIVEVFRKVSQNRDRANDPESVQQIMLDFMPITRKVMEATAKAEGNNISQDTYQRFNAAEKVMPHVVTFMNQLREMDFFGVSTTPTSPAYGYAQH; from the exons ATGGCACTGAAG GTCTTCTTCGTCGCAGCAGCTGTGCTCTGCCTCGCCCAGGCGGCCCCGCAGAGATACGATACCCTGGGCGTCCTGCAGCCCGAGACACCTCGTGACCTGGGTGCCTACGAGAACATCGTCGGCGCCACCATCGACGTGCTGCCGGAAATCGTCGAGGTCTTCCGCAAGGTCTCCCAGAACCGCGACAGGGCCAACGACCCCGAGAGCGTCCAGCAGATCATGCTGGACTTCATGCCCATCACCAGGAAGGTCATGGAGGCCACAGCGAAGGCGGAGGGCAACAACATCTCGCAGGACACGTACCAGCGCTTCAACGCCGCCGAGAAGGTCATGCCTCACGTGGTCACCTTCATGAACCAGCTGCGGGAGATGGACTTCTTCGGAGTGTCCACGACTCCGACTTCGCCTGCATATGGGTATGCTCAGCACTGA